The Engystomops pustulosus chromosome 1, aEngPut4.maternal, whole genome shotgun sequence genome has a window encoding:
- the PGAM5 gene encoding serine/threonine-protein phosphatase PGAM5, mitochondrial isoform X2 yields MYLRRVLLGGSAAAVLAAVAIGKNGDDCTVTAPTACRRWDRNWDRREPMSLINLSKISNATGEEELNSQLDKYKVKATRHIFLIRHSQYNLNGKSDEERVLTSLGREQADLTGKRLASLGLKYTQIVHSSMTRARETTDIISRYLPGVKKSSSDLLREGAPIRPDPPVSHWKPDVEYYEDGPRIEAAFRNYIHRADPKQEEDSYEIIICHANVIRYIVCRALQLPPDAWLRMSINNASITYLVVRPNGNVSLRMLGDSGFMPPEKLSRT; encoded by the exons ATGTATCTGCGTAGAGTCCTGCTGGGTGGATCTGCCGCCGCTGTCTTAGCCGCTGTAGCTATTGGGAAAAACGGAGACGATTGTACGGTGACGGCGCCTACTGCGTGCCGGAGATGGGACCGAAACTGGGATCG CCGAGAGCCTATGTCTTTGATAAATCTGAGTAAAATCAGCAACGCGACAGGAGAAGAGGAGCTAAATTCACAACTGGATAAATACAAAGTGAAAGCCACTCGTCACATTTTCCTTATAAGGCATTCACAGTACAATCTGAATGGCAAGAGCGATGAGGAAAGGGTTCTTACTTCTCTTG GTCGTGAACAGGCAGATCTGACTGGGAAGCGACTGGCAAGTCTTGGACTGAAATACACTCAGATTGTTCATTCATCCATGACAAGAGCCAGAGAGACCACCGATATCATCAGCAGGTACCTACCAG GTGTAAAGAAATCTAGCTCTGACTTGCTTCGTGAAGGAGCCCCCATTCGACCAGACCCCCCTGTCAGTCACTGGAAACCAGATGTTGAG TATTACGAAGATGGACCCCGTATTGAGGCTGCATTCAGGAATTACATTCACAGAGCAGATCCAAAACAAGAAGAGGACAGCTACGAGATCATTATTTGCCATGCAAATGTCATTCGCTACATTGTTTGCAG GGCCTTACAGCTACCTCCTGATGCTTGGCTTCGCATGTCGATTAACAATGCCAGTATTACCTATTTGGTGGTCCGTCCCAACGGTAATGTCTCCTTGCGGATGCTTGGCGACTCTGGTTTTATGCCTCCAGAAAAACTCAGCCGAACGTAA
- the PGAM5 gene encoding serine/threonine-protein phosphatase PGAM5, mitochondrial isoform X1, giving the protein MYLRRVLLGGSAAAVLAAVAIGKNGDDCTVTAPTACRRWDRNWDRREPMSLINLSKISNATGEEELNSQLDKYKVKATRHIFLIRHSQYNLNGKSDEERVLTSLGREQADLTGKRLASLGLKYTQIVHSSMTRARETTDIISRYLPGVKKSSSDLLREGAPIRPDPPVSHWKPDVEQYYEDGPRIEAAFRNYIHRADPKQEEDSYEIIICHANVIRYIVCRALQLPPDAWLRMSINNASITYLVVRPNGNVSLRMLGDSGFMPPEKLSRT; this is encoded by the exons ATGTATCTGCGTAGAGTCCTGCTGGGTGGATCTGCCGCCGCTGTCTTAGCCGCTGTAGCTATTGGGAAAAACGGAGACGATTGTACGGTGACGGCGCCTACTGCGTGCCGGAGATGGGACCGAAACTGGGATCG CCGAGAGCCTATGTCTTTGATAAATCTGAGTAAAATCAGCAACGCGACAGGAGAAGAGGAGCTAAATTCACAACTGGATAAATACAAAGTGAAAGCCACTCGTCACATTTTCCTTATAAGGCATTCACAGTACAATCTGAATGGCAAGAGCGATGAGGAAAGGGTTCTTACTTCTCTTG GTCGTGAACAGGCAGATCTGACTGGGAAGCGACTGGCAAGTCTTGGACTGAAATACACTCAGATTGTTCATTCATCCATGACAAGAGCCAGAGAGACCACCGATATCATCAGCAGGTACCTACCAG GTGTAAAGAAATCTAGCTCTGACTTGCTTCGTGAAGGAGCCCCCATTCGACCAGACCCCCCTGTCAGTCACTGGAAACCAGATGTTGAG CAGTATTACGAAGATGGACCCCGTATTGAGGCTGCATTCAGGAATTACATTCACAGAGCAGATCCAAAACAAGAAGAGGACAGCTACGAGATCATTATTTGCCATGCAAATGTCATTCGCTACATTGTTTGCAG GGCCTTACAGCTACCTCCTGATGCTTGGCTTCGCATGTCGATTAACAATGCCAGTATTACCTATTTGGTGGTCCGTCCCAACGGTAATGTCTCCTTGCGGATGCTTGGCGACTCTGGTTTTATGCCTCCAGAAAAACTCAGCCGAACGTAA
- the ZDHHC8 gene encoding palmitoyltransferase ZDHHC8 — translation MPSSTGKRFKPTKYIPVSTAAALLVGSTTLFFVFTCPWLTREISPAIPVYNGLMFLFVLANFSMATFMDPGIFPRADEDEDKDDDFRAPLYKNVEIKRIQVRMKWCATCHFYRPPRCSHCSVCDNCVEDFDHHCPWVNNCIGRRNYRYFFLFLLSLSTHMVGIFSFGLIFVLHHLEVLGEAHTSITISVMCVAGLFFIPVIGLTGFHIVLVVRGRTTNEQVTGKFRGGVNPFTRGCCGNIQHVLCSPLSPRYVVEPKKRSPIALKPPFIRQDLSERQITVKISDNGIQANLHRTKSKGSLEGINDKSLDIQPPLPPKGDPTKYSDMKGTLGSSEDSGLSPKMISPQTPAMYKYRPGFGANPKVHYHPATEQIAMQEGLKDSVFLEEDCRNHDYQSEPNLDFQEYRKNSLHKSYQSSPLQLDNFTANSRSLSLKNSGRRESEKIPLQMVKSEGDTTTPYKSVFAPNTLSNRNGSLSYDSLLNPMSPASGKCTAHTAAGSVGYHSPYMSAKMCHLRGAERQPVQSFSPVLSRAAGHQRDPSPVRYDNLSKSIMASIQERKEMEEREKLLHSHTDSVFADSGVYDTPSTYSLQQVSSLSENTRAPTGRYGSKDNLLSGATNFSSRNPILQSSVSSLSSAVSRAPRTSTTSLQADLANNNIQSHQPLQGRVSNGSYKSPAHQVPSSPSGLPRSPSYGGGKAVTFLNTMEYVEGATMAVQREDLKTPHGKINGQPKGLSRPECRLGSTSSSQSTTTVSPSRHSSVKKVSGVGGTTYEISV, via the exons GTGTCCGTGGTTAACTAGAGAAATTTCCCCAGCTATTCCAGTGTACAATGGGCTCATGTTCCTCTTTGTGTTGGCAAACTTCAGCATGGCGACCTTTATGGATCCTGGTATCTTCCCAAGAG CTGATGAAGATGAAGATAAAGATGATGACTTCAGAGCTCCCCTATACAAGAATGTGGAGATCAAAAGAATACAAGTACGGATGAAGTGGTGCGCCACCTGTCACTTTTACCGTCCTCCTCGCTGTTCACACTGCAGTGTTTGTGATAACTGTGTGgag GATTTTGATCATCACTGCCCCTGGGTGAATAACTGCATAGGGCGTAGGAATTATCGCTATTTCTTCCTGTTTCTGTTGTCATTGAGCACACACATGGTTGGGATCTTTTCATTTGGCCTCATATTTGTCCTGCACCATCTGGAGGTTCTGGGAGAAGCCCACACCAGTATAAC GATATCGGTCATGTGCGTGGCCGGCCTGTTTTTTATTCCCGTCATTGGTCTCACTGGCTTCCATATTGTTCTTGTTGTACGAGGTCGCACCACCAATGAACAG GTGACGGGAAAATTTCGTGGAGGAGTTAATCCTTTTACTAGAGGATGCTGTGGAAACATACAACATGTTTTATGCAGTCCATTATCGCCAAG GTATGTGGTGGAACCAAAAAAGAGGTCACCAATTGCACTCAAGCCTCCATTTATACGACAGGATCTTTCAGAAAGGCAAATAACAGTAAAGATAAGCGACAATGGCATCCAGGCTAACTTGCACCGCACCAAG TCCAAAGGAAGTCTTGAAGGTATAAATGATAAATCTCTggatatacagccacctctgcctCCTAAAGGAGACCCCACCAAATATTCCGACATGAAGGGAACCCTAGGAAGTAGTGAAG ACAGTGGACTATCGCCAAAAATGATCAGTCCCCAAACTCCAGCCATGTATAAATACAGACCAGGATTTGGAGCAAACCCCAAAGTACATTACCATCCAGCAACAGAACAG ATTGCTATGCAAGAAGGACTAAAGGACAGCGTGTTCTTGGAGGAAGACTGCAGAAATCATGATTATCAGTCAGAGCCCAACCTAGATTTTCAAGAGTACCGCAAGAACTCTCTCCATAAGTCCTACCAGTCATCACCGCTGCAACTTGACAACTTCACTGCCAACTCGCGCTCATTGAGCCTAAAGAATTCTGGGCGTCGGGAGTCAGAGAAAATCCCTCTTCAGATGGTAAAATCTGAGGGTGACACAACTACGCCTTACAAAAGTGTTTTTGCCCCTAACACGTTGTCTAACCGTAATGGGAGTTTATCTTATGACAGTTTGCTCAACCCAATGTCTCCAGCATCTGGTAAATGCACTGCACACACTGCCGCTGGTTCTGTAGGATACCATTCACCATACATGTCTGCCAAAATGTGCCATCTAAGAGGAGCAGAGCGACAACCAGTTCAAAGTTTCAGTCCTGTATTGAGCAGGGCTGCGGGACATCAACGAGATCCTTCGCCAGTACGCTATGACAACCTTTCCAAATCCATTATGGCCTCAATCCAGGAAAGGAAAGAGATGGAGGAAAGGGAGAAGCTGCTACATTCTCACACAGATTCTGTTTTTGCAGACTCAGGGGTCTATGATACCCCGAGCACATATAGCTTACAGCAGGTCAGCTCACTCTCAGAGAACACACGTGCTCCTACAGGACGGTATGGTTCAAAGGACAATCTTTTGTCAGGAGCTACTAATTTCAGCTCCAGGAACCCTATTCTCCAATCCTCTGTATCCTCGCTTTCTAGTGCAGTCTCCAGAGCTCCTAGGACTTCCACTACATCATTACAGGCTGATTTGGCCAATAACAATATCCAGAGTCATCAGCCCTTGCAAGGACGGGTTAGTAATGGGTCATACAAGTCTCCTGCCCATCAGGTTCCATCTTCACCCTCTGGATTACCTAGGTCGCCCTCTTATGGGGGAGGAAAAGCGGTTACATTTCTCAATACCATGGAATATGTAGAAGGAGCTACCATGGCAGTTCAGAG GGAGGATCTGAAGACGCCTCATGGTAAGATAAATGGACAGCCAAAGGGATTATCAAGGCCTGAGTGTCGACTAGGATCCACATCTAGTTCACAGAGCACTACAACAGTGAGTCCTTCTCGGCATTCTAGCGTAAAGAAGGTTTCTGGAGTTGGAGGCACGACATATGAAATATCAGTGTAG